A genomic stretch from Chaetodon auriga isolate fChaAug3 chromosome 17, fChaAug3.hap1, whole genome shotgun sequence includes:
- the tshz1 gene encoding teashirt homolog 1 has protein sequence MPRRKQQAPRRSAAYGPEDEFTVDKIDEDEHLQDDGLSLDGQDADYFFNDEEEARDHYSCQNSPLSNGTNPDAGYASPLSTTSDQLVDLKTTSSFSDQDKVKEKQGESTESINGLSLQDSLAQMKAVYANLISEASWSSVALDMLKSRQGNNYTASNGNGSNHKGSNGFLNSHSPGTIHLKSRCSTSNASATTNVTTSSTTTRTVSSNSNSGTSVSSGSTGGLAYDWHQAALAKTLQQTPYQLLPEPSLFSTVQLYRQNNKLYGPVFTGASKFRCKDCSAAYDTLVGLTVHMNETGHYRDDNKDTEDDRSKKWSKPRKRSLMEMEGKEDAQKVLKCMYCGHSFESLQDLSVHMIKTKHYQKVPLKEPMPALTSKLVPPTKKRAFQDLMSPSSPESVSSGILLGESPKDQKVANPYVTPNNRYGYQNGASYTWQFEARKAQILKCMECGSSHDTLQQLTAHMMVTGHFLKVTNSASKKGKQLVFDPVVEEKIQSIPLPPTTTRLPAPNGKSQLDSPVRPASPDEENEEKKDEEAEEEKMEAREPERKIKEEKEDPPEKADKPGKARSYQYLREEDLEETPKGGLDILKSLENTVSSAISKAQTGTPTWGGYPSIHAAYQLHGSLKSTLSSCAQVQPLFSSSLKVLPSDLGAMIRSPNSPSPPPSHKSNVLAMEELVEKVTGKTSVKNEKEDKPAENKCRSAKSPLPNLKDKRASPSPENLSKAVKNTAAEAQIESRGKEGEQNESKAETQIKSEVHSPKRPESNGCNNLSIITDHSPEQPLVNPLSALQSIMNNHLGKAAKVATPFVDPFAMLYKINSNSAQMKSAEIANQNHADDDQPMDLTKSKNNNGSAPKGISTPNDNSSVNNSKPVFKSFSQSSSPPLRENALMDISDMVKNLTGRLTPKSTTPSSISEKSDVDGCTFEDSLEELSPIQRRKGRQSNWNPQHLLILQAQFASSLRETPDGKFVITDLGPQERVHICKFTGLSMTTISHWLANVKYQLKRTGGTKFLKNIDSGQPLFLCSDCASQFRTPSSYIHHLESHLGFTLKDLSKLSIDLIEQQAVSRIEDKTFSSSGLTEEDTGSIYQCKLCNRTFVSKHAIKLHLCKTHGKSPEDHLIFVKELEKFDKK, from the coding sequence cttaTGGACCTGAGGACGAATTTACAGTGGATAAAATTGATGAAGATGAACATTTGCAAGATGACGGCCTTTCCCTGGATGGTCAAGATGCAGACTATTTTTTcaatgatgaggaggaagcaaGAGATCATTATAGCTGCCAAAACTCTCCACTCAGCAATGGCACAAACCCAGACGCTGGGTACGCCTCCCCACTCAGCACCACCAGCGATCAACTGGTGGACCTTAAGACAACGTCCTCCTTCAGTGATCAGGACAAGGTAAAGGAGAAGCAAGGGGAGAGCACAGAGTCCATCAATGGCCTCTCACTACAAGACAGTCTGGCACAAATGAAAGCCGTCTATGCAAACTTGATCTCTGAGGCCTCCTGGTCCAGCGTTGCTCTGGATATGCTTAAAAGTAGACAAGGGAACAATTACACAGCTAGCAATGGCAATGGGAGCAATCACAAAGGGAGCAATGGGTTCCTGAATAGTCACAGCCCAGGCACCATCCATTTGAAGAGCAGATGTAGCACTAGCAATGCCTCAGCCACTACTAATGTTACCACCAGCAGCACTACCACCAGAACAGTGTCAAGCAACAGCAACAGTGGCACCAGTGTAAGCTCTGGTAGCACAGGAGGATTAGCATATGACTGGCACCAGGCAGCGTTGGCCAAAACCCTACAGCAGACCCCATACCAACTCCTCCCTGAGCCGAGCCTTTTCAGCACCGTGCAGCTTTACAGGCAAAACAATAAGCTCTACGGCCCTGTGTTTACGGGTGCCAGCAAGTTCAGGTGTAAGGACTGTAGTGCAGCCTATGACACTTTGGTTGGCCTGACAGTGCATATGAACGAGACTGGTCATTATCGTGATGACAACAAGGATACCGAGGATGATCGAAGCAAGAAGTGGTCCAAGCCACGTAAGCGTTCTCTGATGGAGATGGAGGGCAAGGAAGACGCCCAGAAAGTTCTTAAATGCATGTACTGTGGCCACTCTTTCGAATCCTTGCAAGATCTCAGTGTTCACAtgatcaaaacaaaacactatcAGAAAGTGCCTCTAAAAGAACCGATGCCAGCCCTCACCTCAAAGCTGGTTCCACCAACCAAAAAAAGAGCATTTCAAGACTTGATGTCCCCGAGCTCGCCAGAGTCTGTCTCATCTGGAATACTCTTGGGAGAGTCCCCCAAAGACCAAAAAGTGGCCAATCCTTATGTCACACCAAACAATCGATATGGTTACCAAAACGGTGCCAGTTACACTTGGCAGTTTGAGGCACGCAAGGCACAAATTCTCAAATGCATGGAATGTGGAAGTTCACATGACACCTTACAACAACTGACAGCCCATATGATGGTCACAGGGCACTTTCTCAAGGTGACGAATTCAGCTTCTAAAAAGGGTAAGCAGTTGGTTTTTGATCCCGTTGTTGAGGAGAAAATTCAGTCAATTCCTCTTCCACCGACTACTACACGACTCCCAGCACCCAATGGGAAGTCACAGCTTGACTCCCCAGTCCGACCTGCCAGCCCTGATGAGGAgaacgaagaaaagaaagatgaagaggcagaggaagagaaaatggaaGCCAGGGaaccagagagaaaaataaaagaggagaaagaagaccCTCCTGAGAAAGCTGATAAACCTGGAAAGGCCAGATCTTACCAATACCTGAGAGAAGAAGATTTGGAAGAGACACCTAAAGGTGGCTTGGACATCCTAAAATCTTTAGAGAATACAGTTTCAAGTGCAATCAGCAAGGCCCAAACAGGCACGCCAACCTGGGGTGGATACCCCAGCATTCATGCTGCCTATCAGCTCCATGGATCCTTGAAGTCTACCTTGTCTTCATGTGCACAGGTTCAACCTttgttcagcagcagtttgaaggTACTGCCCTCTGATTTAGGCGCTATGATCCGTTCACCAAATAgcccctctccacctccaagTCACAAGAGCAATGTGCTGGCCATGGAGGAGCTAGTTGAGAAAGTGACTGGGAAGACTtcagtgaagaatgaaaaagaggATAAACCTGCAGAGAATAAATGCAGGTCTGCAAAGTCTCCATTGCCAAATCTGAAGGACAAACGGGCTTCACCCAGTCCAGAAAACCTCTCAAAGGCAGTTAAGAATACTGCAGCAGAGGCCCAAATTGAGTCAAGAGGCAAAGAAGGAGAACAGAACGAGAgcaaagcagagacacagataAAGAGTGAAGTTCATTCACCAAAAAGGCCTGAAAGCAATGGCTGCAATAACCTGAGCATCATCACAGATCACTCGCCTGAACAACCACTTGTCAACCCTCTCAGTGCTTTGCAGTCTATCATGAACAACCACTTGGGGAAAGCTGCTAAAGTGGCCACCCCCTTTGTAGACCCCTTTGCGATGCTTTATAAGATCAACAGCAACTCGGCTCAGATGAAGTCAGCAGAGATTGCGAATCAGAACCACGCTGACGATGATCAGCCCATGGACTTGACAAAGTCTAAAAACAACAATGGAAGTGCACCCAAGGGTATTTCTACACCAAATGACAATAGCAGTGTAAACAACAGCAAACCAGTGTTCAAAAGTTTCTCTCAGTCTTCATCTCCGCCTCTTCGGGAGAATGCTTTGATGGATATTTCAGACATGGTAAAAAATCTGACGGGCCGTTTGACACCAAAGTCTACAACCCCGTCTTCCATCTCTGAAAAATCAGACGTCGATGGGTGTACTTTTGAGGACAGCTTGGAGGAGCTGTCCCCTATTCAAAGACGGAAAGGCCGACAGTCCAACTGGAATCCCCAACACCTCCTGATTCTCCAGGCCCAGTTTGCCTCTAGTCTTAGGGAGACTCCTGATGGAAAGTTTGTGATTACTGACTTGGGACCCCAGGAACGGGTCCACATCTGTAAATTCACCGGTCTCTCCATGACCACTATCTCTCATTGGCTGGCCAATGTAAAATACCAGTTAAAGCGGACAGGGGGTACGAAGTTCCTAAAAAACATTGACTCTGGCCAACCTCTGTTTTTGTGCAGTGACTGTGCTTCCCAGTTCAGGACTCCCTCCTCCTACATTCACCATTTGGAGTCCCACCTTGGGTTTACCCTGAAGGACCTCTCAAAGCTTTCCATAGACTTAATAGAGCAGCAAGCAGTCAGCAGAATAGAGGACAAGACTTTCAGTTCCTCTGGACTTACAGAAGAAGACACTGGCTCAATATATCAGTGCAAACTGTGCAATCGGACATTTGTGAGCAAACATGCAATCAAATTGCACCTTTGCAAAACACACGGAAAGTCACCAGAGGACCATCTTATCTTTGTGAAGGAGCTGGAAAAGTTTGAcaagaaatga